In the genome of Podospora pseudocomata strain CBS 415.72m chromosome 2 map unlocalized CBS415.72m_2.2, whole genome shotgun sequence, one region contains:
- a CDS encoding uncharacterized protein (EggNog:ENOG502QRPA; COG:S), with the protein MGPAGRRLQEPCLPPVFLFANRALVDKRKFYELPLNTPRQVGDVEVYKAPHYTGPTHAHKILDPANNICASKQEDWAAITHDGALLTSHFPGDNRRFKYGDITKLYRRDEAKHNERWTRTSRSNRKIRKMDSEKTKSGKTQEKKRPAGALKKDSGTKRTKTAPATAKQVKADIATARSHLLKKFALWKSHSPPSKAASTPAKGTKGAAPVKGATPGQTATPGKTPTPGKTPTPTPGKTPTPAPGKTPTSTPGKTATPTPGKTATPTPGKTATPTPGKTATPNKTTLPSRPAARK; encoded by the exons ATGGGCCCAGCTGGAAGAAGATTGCAAGAGCCCTGCCTACCCCCCGTGTTCCTGTTTGCTAACCGAGCTTTAGTTGACAAGCGCAAGTTTTACGAGCTTCCATTGAATACCCCTCGCCAAGTCGGCGACGTTGAG GTGTACAAAGCACCGCACTACACTGGACCGACGCATGCTCACAAGATCCTGGACCCGGCCAACAATATATGCGCCTCCAAGCAGGAAGACTGGGCAGCAATCACACATGACGGCGCGCTTCTCACTTCCCATTTCCCTGGTGACAACCGCAGATTCAAGTATGGCGATATTACAAAACTGTACCGCCGGGACGAGGCGAAACATAATGAAAGAT GGACCCGAACTTCCCGATCCAATCGCAAGATTAGAAAAATGGATTCCGAGAAGACCAAGTCGGGCAAgacacaagaaaagaagaggccggccggcgcaCTGAAGAAGGATAGCGGTACCAAGAGGACCAAGACAGCGCCCGCAACTGCTAAACAAGTAAAGGCGGATATTGCCACAGCGCGAAGCCACCTGCTCAAGAAGTTTGCTTTGTGGAAAAGCCACAGCCCTCCTAGTAAGGCGGCTTCTACTCCGGCAAAGGGCACGAAGGGCGCCGCCCCTGTGAAGGGTGCGACTCCCG GTCAAACTGCTACGCCCGGCAAGACTCCTACTCCCGGCAAGACTCCTACTCCTACTCCCGGCAAGACTCCTACTCCTGCTCCCGGCAAGACTCCTACTTCTACTCCCG GCAAGACTGCCACTCCTACTCCCGGCAAGACTGCCACTCCTACTCCCGGCAAGACTGCCACTCCTACTCCCGGCAAGACTGCCACTCCCAACAAGACCACTTTGCCATCCAGACCGGCTGCGAGAAAATAA